From a region of the Daphnia pulicaria isolate SC F1-1A chromosome 1, SC_F0-13Bv2, whole genome shotgun sequence genome:
- the LOC124351686 gene encoding sodium channel protein para-like isoform X2, with the protein MVEDHENESNEDEEERPVFCPYTRESLLQSEARIAEEEAKRNERKKKAEESEVRLGLKPRKRTKEMRYDEDDEDEGPKADPTLEQGMPLPIRLNAVYSPELTAVPIEDIDPYYKNQRTFVVISKGKDIFRFSATDAMWLLSPFNPIRRVAIYVLVHPLFSFFIILTILTNCILMIMPPNAFIESTEVIFTSIYTFESAVKVMARGFILKPFTYLRDAWNWLDFIVIALAYVTMGIDLGNLAALRTFRVLRALKTVAIIPGLKTIVGAVIESVKNLRDVIILTLFSLSVFALLGLQIYMGVLTQKCIHSFPSDGSFGNLTDDNYEAFVSNSSNWYKDDTDNYPLCGNSSGAGPCPENYTCLQGYGDNPNYGYTSFDSFGWALLSSFRLMMQDAWENLYQMVLRTAGPWHMLFFIVIIFLGSFYLLNLILAIVAMSYDELQKKAEEEEEAALLEEEAIRVAEAAAATREEEREARMNKSPSDFSCQSYEMFVGGQGAPPEGRSSLAGGGGPGGGNGHDGDYSIREKMSIKSDDVDSLLGGGNVSDSRMKINGRVRKASLSLPGSPFAMRRASRGSHQFTWRNGPRRMGGANNNSSSADRKPLVLSTYLDAQEHLPYADDSAAVTPMSEDNGAIVVPPYALNNLGSRQASYTSHMSRMSYNSHGDLLNGKPPAMSGGGKDYRSAANRVAAANASSASRPTLVPDLVVEHSRHYHHHHHNQNHDYDHNAMDNPFIEQSQKHAIADLKADDDLDAIAMHDMGPERMVQHHHHGEHREHRLHSHAVNEEDEGPKIKERLLALSLKYLDVCCVWDCSPYWVTFQRLISLFVYDAFIELFITLCIVVNTLFMALDHHGMNEEMSRALKMGNYFFTATFAIEATFKLIAISPKFYFREGWNIFDFIIVFLSLLELGLEGVSGLSVLRSFRLLRVFKLAKSWPTLNLLISIMGKTVGALGNLTFVLCIIIFIFAVMGMQLFGKNYIDNVDRFPNKELPRWHFLDFMHSFMIVFRVLCGEWVESMWDCMLVGDSTCIPFFLATVVIGNLVVLNLFLALLLSSFGASNLSAPQVDNDTNKLTEAFNRISRFKRWVRRSVSNGFRMIRSKLTNQISDQRAPAFRDITYMKLRPFYKYMNRETDVEMNNTGAAKMANNSGNADGTAPTPVELQGYDAVDSVMRDESMSKLKNKKGANNTSAVCPNSTKKRPDELVLDIDCRKNPKDDDTISYQSYGSHCHRITRDESHKGSLRVDYYDEKRNASKEDLDGFPDDVESFKGDGEEDDEQEARPAEVEGEDDGLAAEAAEAAAKIAHRVDSDEDPQYPDACFPDHWYEKIPIIKGNDDSPFWQGWAMLRLKTFRLIENKYFETAVIIMILLSSLALALEDIYLSERPVLQDILYYMDRIFTVIFFIEMLIKWLALGFKNYFTNAWCWLDFIIVMLSLVNLAATLAGMADIPAFRSMRTLRALRPLRAVSRWEGMRVVVNALIQAIPSIFNVLLVCLILWLIFAIMGVQMFAGKYYKCVDAEGEIVSVEFVKNKTQCIEKASSNYTWQNSPMNFDHVGKAYLSLFQVATFKGWMQIMRDATDSRDVDEQPKREVNIYMYLYFVFFIIFGSFFTLNLFIGVIIDNFNEQKKKAGGSLEMFMTEDQKKYYSAMKKMGSKKPLKAIPRPQWRPQAIVFQIVTNKKFDMIIMLFIGLNMLTMTLDQYKPHQILSNILDYLNMFFIVIFTAECSLKVFALRHYYFKEPWNLFDFVVVILSILGMVLSDLIEKYFVSPTLLRVVRVAKVGRVLRLVKGAKGIRTLLFALAMSLPALFNICLLLFLVMFIYAIFGMSFFMNVKHKSGIDEVYNFETFGKSMILLFQMSTSAGWDTVLEGIINEVECNLPNPETGDPGNCGQTTMGIAFLLSYLVISFLIVINMYIAVILENYSQATEDVQEGLTDDDYDMYYEIWQQFDPEGTQYIRYDQLPDFLDVLEPPLQIHKPNKYKIVSMDIPICRGDLMYCVDILDALTRDFFARKGNPIEEPVEIDEAAQAIERPGYDPVSSTLWRQREEYCARLIQNAWRRHREKPRGSTDGEGCSGAGSDTGGGGGGAEHVSLAPSPSCISGVAGATGDSQHQQTAILIDSDGYATKNGHKVVIHSRSSSSISSRSTDV; encoded by the exons ATGGTCGAAGATCACGAAAATGAGAGCAATGAAGACGAAGAGGAGCGCCCCGTTTTCTGTCCCTACACCCGCGAGTCTCTGCTCCAATCGGAGGCCAGGATCGCTGAAGAGGAGGCAAAGAGAAACGAGCGCAAAAAGAAAGCAGAGGAGAGCGAG GTCAGATTGGGCCTGAAGCCCCGTAAAAGGACTAAGGAA ATGCGCTatgacgaagacgacgaggaCGAAGGACCTAAAGCCGACCCGACGCTGGAGCAAGGCATGCCGTTGCCCATCCGGTTGAACGCCGTCTACTCGCCAGAACTGACGGCCGTCCCCATCGAAGACATCGATCCTTACTACAAAAATCAAAGG ACGTTCGTGGTGATCAGCAAAGGCAAAGATATTTTCCGGTTCAGCGCGACGGACGCCATGTGGCTCCTGTCGCCGTTCAATCCCATCCGGCGGGTGGCCATCTACGTCCTCGTTCATCcgctcttctccttcttcatcaTTCTGACCATCCTCACCAATTGCATCCTCATGATCATGCCGCCCAACGCCTTCATCGAATCCACTGA GGTGATCTTCACATCGATCTACACGTTCGAGTCCGCGGTCAAAGTAATGGCCCGCGGCTTTATCTTGAAACCCTTCACATATCTTAGAGATGCATGGAATTGGCTCGACTTCATTGTCATTGCCTTAGC GTACGTGACGATGGGAATCGATCTGGGAAACCTGGCGGCATTGCGGACGTTCCGAGTCTTGCGAGCGCTCAAAACCGTCGCCATTATCCCAG GATTGAAGACCATCGTGGGAGCTGTGATCGAGTCGGTGAAGAATCTGCGCGACGTCATCATCTTGACGCTGTTCTCGCTGTCCGTCTTCGCCCTGCTGGGCCTGCAGATCTACATGGGCGTCCTGACGCAAAAGTGCATCCACTCCTTCCCCAGCGATGGATCATTCGGCAATTTGACCGACGACAATTACGAGGCCTTTGTTTCAAACTCTT CCAATTGGTATAAGGACGACACTGACAACTATCCTCTTTGCGGCAATTCCTCCGGCGCTGG GCCGTGCCCGGAGAACTATACGTGTCTGCAAGGTTATGGGGACAATCCCAACTACGGCTACACGTCATTCGACAGCTTCGGCTGGGCGTTGCTCTCCTCGTTCCGGCTGATGATGCAAGACGCCTGGGAGAACTTGTACCAGATGGTGCTGAGAACGGCCGGCCCATGGCACATGCTCTtcttcatcgtcatcatcttccTCGGCTCCTTCTACTTACTCAATCTCATCTTGGCCATCGTCGCCATGTCCTACGACGAGTTGCAGAAAAAGgccgaagaggaggaggaggccgcCCTCTTGGAGGAGGAGGCCATCAGG GTAGCGGAAGCGGCTGCGGCGACGAGAGAAGAGGAGCGCGAAGCCCGGATGAACAAATCGCCGTCGGATTTCTCCTGTCAAAGTTACGAGATGTTCGTCGGCGGCCAGGGAGCTCCGCCGGAAGGCAGAAGTTCGCTGGCCGGCGGGGGCGGTCCAGGCGGAGGCAACGGTCACGACGGCGACTACAGCATCCGCGAAAAAATGAGCATCAAATCCGACGACGTCGATTCCCTCCTGGGCGGCGGCAACGTCAGCGATTCGCGGATGAAAATCAACGGCCGCGTCCgcaaa gcCAGCCTGAGTCTACCTGGATCGCCGTTTGCAATGCGCCGGGCGTCCAGGGGTAGCCACCAGTTCACGTGGCGGAACGGGCCCCGGCGGATGGGCggcgccaacaacaacagcagcagcgccgACCGTAAGCCGCTGGTTCTTTCCACTTACCTGGACGCCCAGGAGCATTTGCCGTACGCCGATGACTCGGCCGCCGTGACGCCCATGTCTGAGGACAACGGCGCCATTGTTGTTCCCCCCTACGCCCTCAACAACCTCG GTTCTAGACAGGCGTCGTACACGTCGCACATGTCTCGGATGTCGTACAATTCTCACGGGGATCTGCTCAACGGGAAGCCGCCGGCCATGAGCGGCGGCGGCAAGGACTATCGATCCGCTGCCAACAGGGTGGCAGCGGCCAACGCCTCCAGTGCCAGCCGACCGACGCTCGTGCCCGATCTGGTCGTCGAGCACAGCCGacattatcatcatcatcatcacaatcAAAATCATGATTAC GATCACAACGCCATGGACAATCCGTTTATCGAGCAGAGCCAGAAACACGCCATTGCCGATCTCAAAG CTGATGATGATTTAGACGCCATTGCCATGCACGACATGGGACCCGAGCGGATGgtacagcaccaccaccacggagAGCATCGAGAGCATCGTCTCCATTCAC ACGCGGTGAATGAAGAGGACGAAGGTCCCAAGATCAAGGAGCGACTGCTGGCCCTTTCACTCAAATATCTGGACGTTTGCTGTGTGTGGGACTGCTCGCCTTACTGGGTCACTTTCCAGAGGCTCATCAGCCTTTTCGTCTACGACGCATTCATTGAACTCTTCATCACGCTGTGCATCGTCGTCAACACGCTCTTCATGGCACTCGATCACCACGGCATGAACGAGGAGATGAGCCGAGCCCTCAAAATGGGAAACTAC TTCTTCACGGCCACTTTCGCTATTGAGGCCACCTTCAAACTGATCGCCATCAGCCCGAAATTCTATTTCAGAGAGGGTTGGAACATCTTCGATTTCATCATCGTCTTTCTGTCGCTCCTCGAGCTCGGCCTGGAAGGTGTTTCAGGCTTGTCCGTCCTGCGCTCATTCCGATTG TTGCGAGTGTTCAAATTAGCGAAATCGTGGCCGACGCTCAACTTGCTCATCTCCATTATGGGAAAAACGGTGGGCGCCCTGGGTAACTTGACGTTCGTCTTGtgcatcatcatcttcatcttcgcCGTCATGGGCATGCAGCTCTTCGGCAAAAACTATATCG ACAATGTGGATCGGTTCCCGAACAAGGAGCTGCCACGTTGGCATTTCCTGGATTTCATGCACTCGTTCATGATCGTGTTCCGAGTCCTCTGCGGCGAATGGGTCGAATCCATGTGGGATTGTATGCTGGTCGGCGATTCCACCTGCATCCCGTTCTTCCTGGCCACGGTCGTCATCGGCAACCTTGTG GTGTTGAACCTCTTTTTAGCCTTGTTGCTCAGCAGCTTTGGCGCATCCAACCTATCGGCTCCACAGGTGGACAACGACACCAACAAGTTGACGGAGGCCTTCAATCGGATCTCGCGATTCAAGCGCTGGGTCCGCCGTTCCGTTTCCAACGGATTCCGCATGATACGCTCGAAATTGACCAACCAGATCTCCGACCAGAGAGCGCCAG CGTTCCGGGATATAACGTACATGAAACTCAGGCCATTCTACAAGT ACATGAACCGCGAGACGGATGTCGAGATGAACAATACTGGGGCGGCCAAGATGGCCAACAATAGCGGCAACGCCGATGGCACAGCGCCGACGCCCGTTGAACTGCAGGGTTACGACGCCGTAGACAGCGTCATGCGCG ATGAATCGATGAGCAaattgaagaacaagaaaggaGCCAACAACACTTCGGCCGTCTGTCCCAACAGTACTAAAAAACGGCCGGACGAGCTGGTCCTCGACATTGACTGCCGTAAAAATCCCAAAGACGACGACACCATCAG TTACCAATCGTACGGAAGTCATTGCCACCGGATAACGAGGGATGAGAGTCATAAAGGTAGCTTACGGGTCGACTATTACGACGAGAAGCGCAATGCCAGCAAAGAAGATTTGGACGGCTTTCCAG ATGACGTCGAAAGCTTCAAAGGCGACGGCGAGGAAGACGATGAACAAGAAGCTCGACCGGCCGAAGTCGAGGGCGAAGATGACGGACTAgcggcggaggcggcggaggcggcggcTAAAATTGCGCATCGCGTGGACAGCGATGAAGATCCTCAATACCCGGACGCTTGTTTTCCCGACCACTGGTACGAGAAGATTCCAATTATCAAAGGCAACGACGATTCGCCGTTCTGGCAGGGCTGGGCCATGCTGAGACTCAAGACTTTTCGGCTCATCGAAAACAAGTACTTTGAGACGGCCGTTATCATCATGATCCTCCTCTCCAGTTTGGCTCTC GCCCTGGAGGACATCTACTTATCGGAGAGGCCCGTTCTTCAAGATATCTTGTACTACATGGACCGAATCTTTACCGTCATATTTTTCATTGAGATGCTCATCAAGTGGCTGGCGCTCGGCTTCAAGAACTACTTCACCAACGCCTGGTGTTGGCTGGATTTCATCATCGTCATG CTCTCGCTGGTCAACTTGGCGGCTACTCTGGCCGGGATGGCCGATATCCCGGCTTTCCGCTCGATGCGCACACTGCGGGCACTCAGACCGTTGCGTGCCGTTTCGCGCTGGGAGGGCATGCGT GTGGTGGTCAACGCACTCATCCAGGCCATTCCCAGCATTTTCAACGTGCTGTTGGTCTGTCTCATTCTATGGCTCATCTTTGCCATCATGGGAGTTCAAATGTTCGCCGGTAAATACTACAAG TGTGTCGACGCCGAAGGTGAAATCGTCTCCGTTGAATTCGTCAAGAATAAGACCCAGTGCATTGAGAAGGCCAGCAGCAACTACACCTGGCAAAACTCACCCATGAACTTTGACCACGTAGGCAAGGCCTACCTGTCGCTCTTTCAAGTCGCCACTTTCAAAGGTTGGATGCAGATCATGAGGGATGCCACCGACTCCAGAGat GTGGACGAGCAGCCGAAGAGAGAAGTCAATATCTACATGTACCTCTACTTTGTCTTCTTTATTATCTTCGGCTCCTTCTTCACGCTCAATCTCTTTATTGGAGTCATCATTGACAATTTCAAcgagcaaaagaagaaagccGGTGGCTCGCTCGAAATGTTCATGACAGAAGACCAGAAGAAATACTACAGCGCCATGAAGAAGATGGGCTCCAAGAAACCGCTGAAAGCTATTCCCAGACCTCAA TGGCGGCCACAAGCGATCGTGTTTCAAATCGTCACCAATAAAAAGTTTGACATGATTATCATGTTGTTCATCGGATTGAACATGTTAACCATGACGCTGGACCAGTACAAGCCGCACCAGATCTTGTCCAACATTCTCGATTACCTCAACATGTTTTTCATCGTCATCTTCACAGCCGAGTGCAGTCTCAAAGTGTTTGCGCTCCGCCATTATTACTTTAAAGAGCCTTGGAATCTCTTTGATTTCGTCGTCGTGATTCTCTCCATTTTGG GTATGGTGTTGAgcgatttgattgaaaagtatTTTGTGTCGCCGACATTGTTGCGAGTGGTGCGAGTGGCCAAAGTGGGCCGAGTTTTGCGTCTAGTCAAAGGCGCCAAGGGCATCCGGACGTTGCTCTTCGCTCTGGCCATGTCACTGCCGGCCTTGTTCAACATCTGCCTGCTACTCTTCTTGGTCATGTTCATCTACGCCATCTTCGGCATGTCGTTCTTCATGAATGTGAAACACAAATCGGGAATCGACGAAGTCTACAACTTTGAAACCTTCGGCAAATCGATGATTCTCCTCTTCCAAATGTCGACGTCGGCCGGCTGGGACACGGTCCTCGAAGGCATCATCAACGAGGTCGAATGCAACTTACCCAATCCGGAAACGGGCGATCCGGGCAATTGCGGCCAGACCACCATGGGCATCGCCTTCCTGCTTTCCTACCTGGTCATTTCCTTCTTGATCGTCATCAACATGTACATTGCCGTCATTTTGGAGAATTACTCGCAAGCGACGGAGGACGTACAGGAAGGTTTGACAGACGACGACTACGACATGTACTACGAGATTTGGCAGCAGTTCGATCCGGAAGGGACCCAGTACATCCGCTACGACCAGCTCCCCGATTTCCTGGACGTGCTGGAGCCGCCGCTGCAAATCCACAAGCCCAACAAGTACAAAATCGTCTCGATGGACATCCCCATCTGTCGCGGCGATCTCATGTACTGCGTCGACATCCTGGACGCTTTGACGCGTGACTTCTTCGCTCGCAAGGGCAACCCCATCGAAGAGCCGGTGGAAATCGACGAAGCGGCTCAGGCCATCGAGCGGCCGGGATACGATCCCGTTTCGTCGACGCTGTGGCGACAGCGTGAAGAATACTGTGCCCGGTTGATCCAGAACGCCTGGCGACGCCATCGTGAGAAACCGCGGGGCTCCACGGACGGAGAAGGTTGCAGCGGCGCCGGGAGCGACACCGGTGGTGGCGGAGGAGGAGCTGAGCACGTCTCCCTTGCGCCTTCACCTTCGTGCATCTCGGGCGTTGCCGGAGCAACCGGCGACTCCCAACACCAACAGACGGCCATCTTGATCGACAGTGATGGCTACGCCACGAAAAACGGACACAAAGTCGTGATTCATTCACGGTCGTCGTCCAGTATCAGTTCGCGGTCGACCGACGTATGA